One Halobacterium wangiae genomic window, CCAGCTCGAGGCCGACCCCGACGACGTGGAGTTCTCGGACGGGCGGTACCGCGTCGCGGGCGCTCCCGACCGCTCGATGGGCATCAAGGACGTCGCCGCGCAGTCGTACCTCGCCCACGACATCCCCGAGGACGAGGAGCCCGGCCTGGAGGCGACGTCGTTCTACGACCCGGACAACTTCGTCTTCCCGTTCGGCACCCACGTCGCCATCGTGGAGGTCGACCCCGAGTCCGGCGAGATCGAGTTCGAGCGCTACGTCGCGGTCGACGACGTCGGCAACCAGATCAACCCGAAGATCGTGGAGGGCCAGATCCACGGCGGCGTCGCCCAGGGCGTCGGCCAGGCACTCTACGAGGGCGCGGAGTACGACGAGAACGGCAGCCTCCTGACGGGGTCGATGCAGGACTACGCGGTGCCGAAGGCCGAGCACATCCCCGAGATGGAGACCGAGTCGACGGTGACACCGAGTCCCCACAACCCCCTCGGCGTGAAGGGCGTCGGGGAGGCGGGCACCATCGCCGCGCCGCAGGCCGTCGTGAACGCCGTCTCGGACGCCCTCGAACCGTTCGGCGTCGACGGCGTCGAGATGCCGATGACCGAGGAGCGCGTCTGGCGCGCCGTCAACGGCCAGGCCACCGCGGACGGCAGCGGGGAGCGCGGAGATTCGGACGCGGACGAAGGGGGTGAGCGCTGATGTTCCCCGACGAGTTCGACTACCACGAGGCGGAGTCGGTCGACCACGCGGTCGAACTGCTCGGCGAGTACGGCGGCCAGCAGGTCGAACTGCTCGCGGGCGGGCACAGCCTCCTGCCCGCGATGAAGACCGGACTGTCGAGTCCGGACGTACTCGTCGACCTCGGCGACGTCGACGAACTCCACGGCGTCCGCGCCGACGGCGACACGCTCTCTATCGGGGCGATGACGCGGTACAGCGACCTCCTCGACGCCGACGCCGCTCGCGAACACGCACCGGCGATGACCGCGGCCGTCGCCGAGGTCGGCGACGCACAGGTCCGGAACCGGGGGACGGTCGGCGGCAACCTCGCGCACGCCGACCCCGCCTCGGATCTGCCTGGGGCGGCACTCGTCTCGGACGCCACGCTCGTCGCCCAGGGGCCGGACGGCGAACGCGAGATCCCCGCCGAGGAGTTCTTCTACGGGATGTACGCCACCGACCTCGCGGAGGACGAGTTGCTGACGCGCGTCGAGGTCCCCGTCGCGGACGGCGCCGTCGGCGCCTACGCGAAGAAGCCGAGTCCGTCCTCGGGGTACGCGATAATCGGCGTCTCCGTCCTGCTGGACGTCGACGGCAGCACCGTCACCGACGCCCGGGTCGGCGCGAACGGCGTGGTCGGCCAGGGCGTCCTGCTGCCGTCGGTGGCCGACGCCATCGAGGGCGGCTCGATAGACGACGACAGCGCCGCGAACGCCGCGAGTCGCGCGACCGACGACGTCGACGAGGCGATGCTGATGGACGACCTGCAGGCGTCCGGGGAGTTCCGCGCTCAGCTCCTGGAGGTGTACGCCGAACGCGCGCTCCTCGAAGCGGCCGAAGAAGCGTCGGCGCCCGCCGCGGCGGACTGACGCGGTCGCTCTGCGAGGAACCCATTTTTCGGGACCGTGATCCGTCAAGCGCGTCGATACGACCCGGAGTTGGCAGCAGTAGTTGCTAGCGCGGGTTCTCTGTTCAGAATAGGAGCTGGAGCGACTGAATCGGTGAGTAGGTGTGCAATTTCCCCGGTCAGGCTGGCGTCTAAACTCGATATTCCACCCTTCCATACCCTTTTACGTTGACGGTTCCAACGCGGAATATGAACCTCCGGGTCCTCATCTCCCCCGCCCTCTACGGCGGCGGCGCAGCCGCCGTCGTGGCCGCTCTCGGGTACGCGCTCGCCGCCTCGCAGTCGTTCCCCTCGCCCTGGCTGCGTTAGCCTTGACGTTCGGCAGTCTCACCGTCTTCAGCCTGCTCGCGGGCGCCACCAGCCTCAACGAGAACTCCGAGACCCCCGACCCCCTCGTCGAACAGGACGACCTCCTCAGCGCCCCCACCGAAGCCGGCGGGCCGCGCCGCCTGCTCCTGCTATGTTTCTTTCTCGGCCTCTCGCTCGCGGGCGTGCTTGGGATGGCGCTCTTCAGGTAACTGTTCGTGGGGCGGGATGCCCACCGCGTGCTGCAACAGCGACGGAGGGCAGTACCACCGGCACCCACGCGAGCCACGTTCACTGTGTCTCTAACGGCAGGCTCACCCCTGACGCCGAATAGAGAACCCGCATTGGCAACCACTGCGAGAAGTCCTCCGAGCCGTCTGTAGCGACGAGACTGCGTAACGCTAGGATTCGAACGTCAGAAGTCACGGTCCCGGGAAGATTCGAACCGGAGGGAGACGCGGTCTCCCAGGGGTCGAATCCGGACGATTCACTCCTCGCGAAGTTCGGAGAGAAGTAGTCCCGGGAAGATTCGAACTTCCGTCGTTGCCCCCAGAAGGCAACAGGATTGGCCACTACCCCACGGGACTGCTGTCTGCACGCGTTACAAGACGGCTGTGGCTTATGAGTGTTGCGAACCCTGCCAGGGAGTCGTGCTAGGGTGTGACGAGGCCGCCGGGTGCGGGCGTCCTCAGTAGCCGAGTCGGTCCCGGATCAGCACGAGGGTGGTGCGGCCCTCGGTGTTCTCGTGGTGGTAGACGAACTCCTTGCCGACGACGCTGCCGACGCCGTAGGCGTCCTGGGCGCGGGCGTCCTCCAGCGGGTAGACGACGTCGCGGACGCGGTCGCGGGCCGCCTCGAGGTCGTCGACGACCTTGTTGACGCCGCTGACGAGCAGCAGGTTGCCGGCGGCGAACGGGTAGGCGCCGACGCGGCTGCCGGAGGCGTCGGCGGCGACGAGTTCGCCGGTCTGTGCGATGGCGTTGACGCTGCCGAGGAAGTAGTCGGCGGCCTGGGCCTCGCGGCGGCGGCGGGCGCGCTCGGCGTCGTCGTCGGCCGCGCCGACGTGGTCGTGGAAGTCCTCCCAGTCGTGGTCGCCGGCGAGGTGCTCGACGAACCCGATCTCCTCGAGCGTCGTGGAGTGGCCGTTCATCACGGACGCGCCGTCGGGGATGCGGGAGACGACCTCGTCGAGGGCGTCCTCGCCGCTGTCGACGACTACGACGTCGAAGCCGCGGTCCTCGAGGTTCGAGACGGTGGTCTCGAGTTCCTCGTCGGTCGGGAGCTCGTCGAGTGATTCGTCGTACGCTACGTCGTCCTCGTAGTCTGCTTTGGTCTGCGACATTGGTGTGGAAGTCGGCGCGCGCGGCAACACGAGTGCCGCCGTGGCGCGCCGGGCGGGTGACCGCACTGTTCGTAGCGGCGCCAGCCCCTTAGTCGCTCGCGGACGGCGGTGTCAGCGGGTGACGGCGGTGATACCAGGTGGTTCCGGGGATGCCACTACCGGCGACAGGTAGCTCGAACGTGCACAACCGACGAGTATTTGCTGGCCGAGAGTGCACGTTCGAGCATGTACGTCGGACGCTTCGTCGTCGTCGGTCCGGAGGTCGCAGCGTACCGTGTCTCCTCGCGGTCGTTCCCGAATCGCCGCGTCGTCGAGCGCGCGGACTCGCTGACCGTCGCGCCGACGCCGGACGCTCCGGAGACGGACAACCCCTACGTCTCCTACAACTGCTACCGGGAGTCCGCGGACCACGCCGTGGTCGGGAACGGCAGCCACGTCGACCCCGTCGCGGAGAAACTCGGCCTCGGCTACCCCGCGCGGGACGCCCTCGCGGAGAGCCTGCTCGCACTCGACTACGAGAAGGACGACTACGACACGCCCCGCATCGCGGGCGTGCTGACGCCGGAGGGCGACGCCTACGTCGGCACCGTGCGCAAGGACGCGCTGCTCGTCGAACGCGTCGAGGAGCCGACGCTCGTCGCGACCTACGAGAAGGACAGTCCCGAGCCCATCGGCTTCGACGCCGACACCCCCGAGGAGGCGGCCGAGGAGGCCTACGGCGCGGCGTTCGAGCACGCGGTCTGTGCGGTCGGCGTGACCCGGGCTGGCGACGGCTACGCGACGGCCGTGGAGAACGGACCGGACAACTAAGGGCGAGGCCGCCCGACTCCCGGGCATGAAGGTCGGCGTCGTCTCGGACGTCCACTCGAACCTCGTCGCCCTGGAGGCCGTCCTCGAGGATATGCCGGACGTGGACCGCCTGGTCTGTGCGGGCGACGTGGTCGGCTACAACGCGTGGCCCGCAGAGTGCGTGGACGTCCTCCGCGAGCGGAACGTCCCGACGGTGATGGGCAACCACGACCGGATGGTGGCGACCGGGCGGAACTTCCGCGGGAACGGGATGGCCCAGGCCGGCGTCGAGCACGCGAACGCGGAACTCAACGACGTCCAGCGGACGTGGATCGAGAACCTCCCTCGCGAGCGCACGCTCGCGGACGGCCGCCTGAAGGTCGTCCACGACCACCCGGAGGACCAGGACCGCTACACG contains:
- a CDS encoding metallophosphoesterase family protein, coding for MKVGVVSDVHSNLVALEAVLEDMPDVDRLVCAGDVVGYNAWPAECVDVLRERNVPTVMGNHDRMVATGRNFRGNGMAQAGVEHANAELNDVQRTWIENLPRERTLADGRLKVVHDHPEDQDRYTYPEDFSASLLGAEDVLVLGHTHVQHHERFDEGVVLNPGSVGQPRDRDPRAAFAVLDLDTLEVTEHRVEYDVERVAGAVRDAGLPARTADRLAEGR
- a CDS encoding FAD binding domain-containing protein, encoding MFPDEFDYHEAESVDHAVELLGEYGGQQVELLAGGHSLLPAMKTGLSSPDVLVDLGDVDELHGVRADGDTLSIGAMTRYSDLLDADAAREHAPAMTAAVAEVGDAQVRNRGTVGGNLAHADPASDLPGAALVSDATLVAQGPDGEREIPAEEFFYGMYATDLAEDELLTRVEVPVADGAVGAYAKKPSPSSGYAIIGVSVLLDVDGSTVTDARVGANGVVGQGVLLPSVADAIEGGSIDDDSAANAASRATDDVDEAMLMDDLQASGEFRAQLLEVYAERALLEAAEEASAPAAAD
- a CDS encoding IMP cyclohydrolase, with the translated sequence MYVGRFVVVGPEVAAYRVSSRSFPNRRVVERADSLTVAPTPDAPETDNPYVSYNCYRESADHAVVGNGSHVDPVAEKLGLGYPARDALAESLLALDYEKDDYDTPRIAGVLTPEGDAYVGTVRKDALLVERVEEPTLVATYEKDSPEPIGFDADTPEEAAEEAYGAAFEHAVCAVGVTRAGDGYATAVENGPDN
- a CDS encoding LUD domain-containing protein — encoded protein: MSQTKADYEDDVAYDESLDELPTDEELETTVSNLEDRGFDVVVVDSGEDALDEVVSRIPDGASVMNGHSTTLEEIGFVEHLAGDHDWEDFHDHVGAADDDAERARRRREAQAADYFLGSVNAIAQTGELVAADASGSRVGAYPFAAGNLLLVSGVNKVVDDLEAARDRVRDVVYPLEDARAQDAYGVGSVVGKEFVYHHENTEGRTTLVLIRDRLGY